In Lycium ferocissimum isolate CSIRO_LF1 chromosome 11, AGI_CSIRO_Lferr_CH_V1, whole genome shotgun sequence, a single genomic region encodes these proteins:
- the LOC132036191 gene encoding dof zinc finger protein DOF1.4-like isoform X2 has protein sequence MLEDCNEKNMNNEKKMEKQISQDQQQEQQEALKCPRCDSSNTKFCYYNNYSLSQPRHFCKSCKRYWTRGGTLRNVPLGGASRKNKRTKKPNIITTYAPIPTSTNLGQQFHEPQVVDHINPLFNYGLSTSPFDLNIQFPRFSNISRVSNEDLGLGFSNGFKKIQDVVTSNCTSTTSHLSSYPIFGSSLIASSNTNLASLIAPNLHQQIFITNNEKFQDSNHKINQIEEMNYVDPSLSWAGDYVDPSNIG, from the exons atGCTAGAAGACTGTAATGAGAAGAATATG aataatgagaaaaaaatggagaaacaaATTAGCCAAGATCAACAGCAAGAACAACAAGAAGCCCTCAAATGCCCTCGTTGTGATTCATCAAATACTAAATTTTGTTACTACAACAATTATAGTTTGTCTCAGCCAAGACACTTTTGCAAATCTTGTAAAAGGTATTGGACAAGAGGTGGAACCCTAAGGAATGTCCCTTTGGGTGGTGCCTCtaggaaaaacaaaagaaccaagaaaccaaatattattaCTACATATGCACCAATTCCTACTAGTACAAATCTTGGTCAACAGTTTCATGAACCCCAAGTTGTTGATCATATTAATCCATTGTTTAATTATGGATTGTCCACAAGCCCTTTTGATCTCAACATTCAATTTCCAAGATTCTCCAATATTTCTAGGGTTTCCAATGAAGATCTTGGATTAGGGTTTTCTAATGGATTCAAGAAGATCCAAGATGTTGTGACTAGTAATTGCACTAGTACTACCTCACATCTTTCAAGCTACCCTATCTTTGGATCTTCATTAATAGCTAGTTCAAATACAAATTTGGCCTCCCTTATAGCTCctaatcttcatcaacaaatttTCATTACCAACAATGAGAAGTTTCAAGATTCTAATCATAAGATAAATCAGATTGAAGAGATGAACTATGTTGATCCTTCTCTCTCTTGGGCTGGTGATTATGTTGATCCTTCAAATATAGG gtaa
- the LOC132036191 gene encoding dof zinc finger protein DOF1.4-like isoform X1 encodes MLEDCNEKNMNNEKKMEKQISQDQQQEQQEALKCPRCDSSNTKFCYYNNYSLSQPRHFCKSCKRYWTRGGTLRNVPLGGASRKNKRTKKPNIITTYAPIPTSTNLGQQFHEPQVVDHINPLFNYGLSTSPFDLNIQFPRFSNISRVSNEDLGLGFSNGFKKIQDVVTSNCTSTTSHLSSYPIFGSSLIASSNTNLASLIAPNLHQQIFITNNEKFQDSNHKINQIEEMNYVDPSLSWAGDYVDPSNIGSSLPSLI; translated from the exons atGCTAGAAGACTGTAATGAGAAGAATATG aataatgagaaaaaaatggagaaacaaATTAGCCAAGATCAACAGCAAGAACAACAAGAAGCCCTCAAATGCCCTCGTTGTGATTCATCAAATACTAAATTTTGTTACTACAACAATTATAGTTTGTCTCAGCCAAGACACTTTTGCAAATCTTGTAAAAGGTATTGGACAAGAGGTGGAACCCTAAGGAATGTCCCTTTGGGTGGTGCCTCtaggaaaaacaaaagaaccaagaaaccaaatattattaCTACATATGCACCAATTCCTACTAGTACAAATCTTGGTCAACAGTTTCATGAACCCCAAGTTGTTGATCATATTAATCCATTGTTTAATTATGGATTGTCCACAAGCCCTTTTGATCTCAACATTCAATTTCCAAGATTCTCCAATATTTCTAGGGTTTCCAATGAAGATCTTGGATTAGGGTTTTCTAATGGATTCAAGAAGATCCAAGATGTTGTGACTAGTAATTGCACTAGTACTACCTCACATCTTTCAAGCTACCCTATCTTTGGATCTTCATTAATAGCTAGTTCAAATACAAATTTGGCCTCCCTTATAGCTCctaatcttcatcaacaaatttTCATTACCAACAATGAGAAGTTTCAAGATTCTAATCATAAGATAAATCAGATTGAAGAGATGAACTATGTTGATCCTTCTCTCTCTTGGGCTGGTGATTATGTTGATCCTTCAAATATAGGGTCTTCACTCCCATCTCTGATCTAG